DNA sequence from the Chloroflexota bacterium genome:
ATCGCCGCCCAGAGCATTGGGGAGCCCGGTACCCAGCTTACCATGCGCACCTTCCACACCGGTGGGGTGGTGGGCCTGGACATCACCAGCGGCCTGCCCCGGGTAGAGGAGCTCTTTGAGGCCCGGGCCCCCAAAGGCCAGGCCATAATCTCAGAGATAGACGGGGTGGTGGAGGTGCTTGAGGGGCCGGAGGGGAGAAGGATAAAAGTCACCAGCACTGAACTCCACCGGGACGAATACCCCCTGCCCACGGGGGCGGAGCTCCTGGTCTCCCAGGGCCAGAAGGTAGAAGCGGGCACCCCCCTGGCCCTGCCCTCCCCGAAGGAAAAGGGGGAAAACCACCTCCTGGCCCGGCGCTCGGGGGAGATAGCCATAGAAAAGGACGAGCTCTTTATCTACTATGAGGAGAACGATGTCCGGGACTACCTGGTCCCGGGCAATGCCCGTATCCGTCTCACCTCCGGCCAGCCGGTCCGGGCTGGCCAACAGCTTACCGATGGCCCCACCAACCCCCAGGACATGCTGCGCATCATGGGCAAGGAGGCTGTCCAGCGCTATCTGGTGAATGAGGTGCAGAAGGTCTATTGCTCCCAGGGGGTGGACATCAACGACAAGCATATTGAGACCATCTCCCGCCAGATGCTGACCAAGGTGAAGGTGGAAACCTCGGGGGACACGGATCTCCTCCCCGGGGAGCTGGTGGACCGCTTTGCCTACGAGGACACCAATGCCAAGATCCTGGCCGAGGGGGGAGAACCGGCCACCGCCCAGCCCGTGCTCCTGGGCATTACCCGGGCCTCCCTCAATACCGAAAGCTGGCTGGCCGCCGCCTCCTTCCAAGAGACCACCCGGGTCCTTACCGAGGCCGCCATCTGGGGCAAGGTGGACCGCCTGGTGGGCCTGAAGGAGAATGTCATCATCGGCAAGCTCATCCCCGCCCAGACCCTGGTAAAAGAGGCGGAGACAAGCCCCACCCTGGCCGCCGAGAAGGCCCTGAAAGAGGGGGAGGAAACCTAGTTGCCAAACCACATCCTCGCAACAGAACTAGATACCAGGAAATTCCGCCTCCTGGCCCTGACCCTGGCCGCTGCGGGCTTATATCTGCGTGCCGGGGCCATACCCATCTGGCCGGCCGTGGCCCTTATCCTGGGCTATTTCCTCTACGTCATGCTCCTGGGCTCCGTCATCCTGCCCCGGGTGAAAAGCCCCCATTTTGTCTATGCCATGATGGTGATAGACGCCGGGACCCTGGGGGCGGGACTGTATCTTACCGGGGTGCAGAGCACCCTCTTCATCCTCCTGCCCCTCTTCATCATCTACTACGCCATTTTCCAGGGCTACCGCACCAGCATCTTTGCCGCCATCGCCTTCTCCCTGATGTATACCGCCGTCACCTACGACCGTGAGGCCCTCACGGCGGGCAACATCATCTCCCTCCAGGTCCCCCTCTTCTTCCTGGTAGCCCTCATCAGTGGCTATCTGGCCCAGCGACGCCTGGAGGAGAGACGGGAAAAGGAGGAGCTCCAGGAGCTCATCCGGATGGAGAACCGGGCCCGCTCCCTCCTGGAGATGGCCCAGAGCCTGGGCCAGGCCTGGGAGCCCGAGGCCGTTCTCAAGGAGATGGCGGCCAGTCTGCCCCGGCTGGCTGGCCTGCCCGGCTGGGTGGTGTGTCTCGTGGAAGACGGAAAGTTCATTGTAAGGGACAGCAGCCTGGCCAAGGAGAAACTGGCCTCATGGGCCGGGGGGGACGGGCTATCCCTCAAGGCCCTCAGTTCCGGCGCTCCCCTGGCCCTGCCACAGCTACAGACAGGGGACGACCCGCCCCCATGGGCAAGGGAGGCGGGGGTGCGCTCCCTCCTCATCCTCCCCCTTCAGGCCCGGGGGGACACGCTGGGGCTGGTCTATCTCTTTTCCACCCTGGAGGAGAAGGAGTTCTCCCCCAACCTTCTCGGCCTGGTCACGTCCTACGGAGAGATGGCCGCCAACGCCCTGGCCAGCACCCGCGTCCAGCATGGCACCGAGGCCAGGATAAGACAGCTCACCGGCGAACTGGGGGAGGCCGTGAGCCACCTGGAGCGCCTGCGGGAGGCCCGCCGCCGCCCCGAGATTGTGGCCGGGGAGCTGCGCATTGACGGCCTCAAGGAAAAGGCCTTCCTTGGGGGGAAACCCCTCAGCCTCTCCCCCATTGAATTTGAGCTACTCTACACCCTGGCGGAAAATATCGGCCAGCCCGTAAACCAGGAGACGCTCCTCCGAAGGGTCTGGGGCAGTGACTTCACCGGGGGCAGCAATGTGGTGGATGTCTCCATCCACCGACTGAGGAAGAAGCTGGGGGAGGACGAGCGCATCCTCACCGTCCGCGGCCGCGGCTATATGCTGGTAGCTAAATAAGCCAGTTTCTTCAAGGGTAAGTAGCGCGTTTCCCCAGGTTAATCAGCCCGGCCAGGTAGCCGGCGCCGAAGCCGTTGTCTATGTTCACCACCGCCACTCCGGGGACACAGCTATTGAGCATGGCCAGGAGGGCCGCCAGCCCCTGGAAGCTGGCCCCGTAGCCGATGCTGGTGGGCACCGCCACCACGGGCGCCGCCACCAGCCCGCCGATAACGCTGGGTAGGGCCCCCTCCATCCCCGCCACCACTATCACCACCCGGGCCTGACGCAGCTTCGGGAGCTGGTCAAGAAGGCGGTGAAGGCCGGCCACCCCCACATCATAGGCCCGCTCCACGACGTTGCCCATGAGCTCGGCCGTGATAGCGGCCTCCTCCGCCACGGGCAGGTCTGAAGTCCCGGCGCTCACCACCATTACGCCCGGATGGGTGGGGGGCTCCCCCAGCCGGTCCAGCACCACCGCCCGGGCCTGAGAGTGATAGACCGCTTCAGAGAACTGCCCCTTTAGGACCTGGAAGAGGGCATCGTCCGCCCTGGTGATGAGGAGGCGGGGGGAGGCCTCCAGCAGCTTCCTGGCTATGCCCAGGACCTGGTCTGGGGTCTTCCCCTCCCCCAGGATGACTTCAGGGAAGCCCCGGCGGAGGGCCCGGTGGGTATCGGGCTTGGCGAAGCCCAGGTCCTCATAGGGGAGATGGGCCAGGCGTTCCAGGGCCTCCTCCACCCCCAGCTTCCCCTCCCTCACCCGGGTCAGCATTTCCTTCAGCCTCTCTTGCACGGGGAGATTATAGTCCTTTGCCTTACCCTGTGCTAGAATTGGCCCGATGAAAAAGGACCTGATGGAAATCCTCGCCTGCCCGGTTGACAAGGGGGAACTGGAGCTAAAGGTGGAGGTGGAGGAGGGGGACGAAATAGTCCGGGGCACCCTGGTCTGCAAGAAATGCGGGGTGAGCTATCCTATCAAAGACACCATCCCCCACCTCCTCCCCCCTTAGCTTGCCTGAACCGCATCACAGAGGCGAGTAACTCAGCTCGGCAGAGCTCCTGGTTCGGGCCCAATAGGCCGATTTGCCAACGGCTGAAAACACCCCTGACCGTGCCCCGGGCCCTGTGGCGCATCCCCGAGGGGGTCTGATTGTTATATCTGCGGGGGGTGGGATTTGGACCCGCAGGGGGTGTTACACCAGCGGATTTTTGGGGCCTCCCCCAACTGTCCCCCCACCTAAGGCAAACTTGACAGCGAGAGAGCGGGCGGGCTACAATTCCTTGTCGGACATCTTGAGACGAGGTGATAGTGTGCCCATCTACGAATACAAGTGCGCGAAATGCAGCCACACTTTTGAGAGAAGACAGCACTTCAATGATGAGCCGGTGGACGTCTGTCCCAGCTGCGGGGGCAAGTGCCGCCGGGTTATACATGCCAGCGCGGTGATATTCAAGGGCGGCGACTTCTATTCAAGCTCCAGCCGCAACCGAGGCCAGGAAGCGGAGGGCGAGTACTACAAAAGCGGCGAGGACTTCTTTGACCGCTCCGGCGTCAGCAGGGAAGAGACCATCGAGACAATGAAGACTGATGCCATCACGCGGAAAATGGTAGAAGACGCGGGCGTCGGCTAACCGGAGCTGACAGAACCGGCAGACAAGACACCTCATTCCCGAAACCGCACCACGCCACCGATTCCTTCCGACCGCCAGCCCGGATGTTGGCCCTCAAAGAAATACCGCCCCCATTACCCGCGCCATGCCCACGCCATCCCTATGCCAGGCCCAGGGAGTTCACCCCCCCGGCCTCAGGGGATAAAGCGGGCCCGGCTCTCAGGGGACTCCCAGACATCCACATAGGCCAGCTCCACCCCTTCAAGCTTGGGAGCGAGCTCCTGGTAGATGAAACGGGCCAGGTTCTCCGAGGTGGGGTTCTCCTCCTGGAAAGCGGGCAGGTCATTGAGCAGAGTGTGGTCCAGTTGGGAAACGACCGAGTGGAGCTTGAGCCGTAGCTCCACGAAGTCGTAGACGATACCGATATTGTTGGTTTTCTCCGCCCTGATGCCCACGACGGTGCGGAAACGGTGGCCGTGGAGGGCCTCGCACTTCCCGCCATAGCCCCGCAGAAAATGTGCGGCGTCAAAATGCCCTTCTACCGAGATTTCATACATGTCTCCGCCCTTTCATAGCCTTTTCGGGGGCCCAGCGCCTTACCCCCTCCCGGCCTACCCTGGCCAGGAGCTGGGACACCCTCTCCCCCCTCCCCGGGACCACCAGCTCCGGGGCCAGCTCCGCCAGGGGGACCAGGACAAAGGCCCTCTCCAGCAGGCGGGGGTGGGGAATGGTGAGGCTCTCGCTTTTCATGGCCAGCTCCCCGTAAACCAGGATATCTATATCTATGGGGCGGGGGAAGAAGGCCGGCTTTCGCCCCAAGCGGGCCTCAATCCCCTTTATGAAGGAAAGGAGCTCATGCGGCCCCAGTTCGGTCTGATAGAGGCCAACAGCGTTGAGGAAGAGGGGGCCTGTCAGCCCCACCGGGTCGGTCTCATAAAGGGGGGAGATGGCCACTACCCTTCCCCCCTCCCCCAGCAGTTCCAGGGCCTGAGCGATGTTCTTCTCCCTGTCCCCCAGGTTTGAGCCCAGGCCCAGATAGACCTCTACCACTTCTCCCTCACCACGGCATCGCTCATCCGGCAGAGGCGCGCCATGGGCCCGACATCGTGGACCCTGACGATGTCGGCCCCCCGGGCGATGCCGATGGCCACGGTGGCCGCCGTCCCCTCCAGCCTCTCCTCGGGGGGCAGGTCCAGCACCGCCCCGATGAAGGACTTGCGGGAGGTCCCCAGGAGGAGGGGAAAGCCCAGGGCCTTCAGCTCCTGGAGCCGCCCCACCAGGGTCAGGTTCTGCTCCACCGTCTTGCCAAAGCCGATGCCCGGGTCCAGAATGATATTCTCCCGGAGCACCCCTGCCTTGAGGGCCAGCTCTATGACCCTTTCCAGGTCAGCCCTGACCTCGGCCACTATATCCCCTTTTGCCGGGGCATCCCTCTGGTTGGCGGTGATGACCACGGGGACGCTATTCTCCGCCACCACCCGGACCAGGCCCGGGTCCCGCTTCAGGCCCCAGACGTCGTTTATCATATGTGCCCCCGCCTCCAGGCAGCGGCGGGCCGTGGTGGCCCTGTAGGTATCAATGCTGACAGGCACCTTCAGCCTCCCCGCCAGCCGCTCAAGGACCGGCAGGACCCGGCCCAGCTCCTCATCCGCATCCACCTGGGAGGCCTGGGGACGGGTGGACTCGCCCCCCAGGTCAATGATATCTGCCCCCTGGGCCTCCATCTCCAGGGCCCGGCTCACAGCCTCCTCGGGCCTGCCCGCCAGGCCATCGGAGGAAAAGGAATCGGGGGTGAGGTTGATGATGCCCATGATATAGGTCCTCTCCCCCCAGCGGAACTCCCTACCCCCGATAAGAGTCCTGCTGCTCATAGCTTTTCATTCTAGCACATACGAAAAAGGTTTGCCTTTTGGGGGCTTCCTCTGCTATGATAGGAAAAAGTTTTCACAGGAGAGGGGATGGGCATTCAGGACAGGATAGAGGCCCTGAATAAGCTGCGGGAGCAGGCCAGGCTGGGGGGAGGCGCCAAGCGGGTTGAGGCCCAGCACGATAAAGGAAAGCTCACCGCCAGGGAAAGGCTGGCCCTCCTCTTTGACGAGGGCACCTTTGAGGAGCTTGACCCCTTTGTCACCCACCGCGCCACAGACTTCGGCCTGGCCGAGCAGAAATACCTGGGTGATGCCGTAGCAACGGGCCACGGCCTCATCAACGGCCGCCCGGCCTTCGCCTTTGCCCAGGACTTCACCGTCTTCGGCGGCTCCCTCTCCGAGGTCGTCTCCGAGAAGATATGCAAGGTCATGGACCTGGCTGTGAAGAACGGTGCCCCCATTGTCGGCCTCAACGACTCCGGGGGTGCCCGCATCCAGGAGGGGGTGGCCAGCCTCAAGGGATACGGGGATATTTTCCTCCGGAACACCCTGGCCTCGGGGGTTATCCCCCAGGTATCAGTCATCCTGGGGCCCTGTGCCGGGGGGGCGGTGTATTCCCCGGCCATCACCGATTTCATCTTCATGGTCCGGGGAACCGGGCAGATGTATATCACCGGGCCCGATGTCATCAAGGCCGTCACCGGGGAGGAGGTGACCCACGAGGAGCTGGGAGGGGCAGTGGCCCAGGCCACCAAGTCCGGCGTGGCACACTTCATCCATGACAGCGAACAGGAGTGCCTCCAGGAGGTAAGGCGTCTTTTGAGCTTCTTTCCCCAGAACAATATGGAAGACCCCCCCTCCGTACCCCCCACAGATGACCCCGGCCGCCGGGAGGAGGCCCTCCTGCACACCGTCCCCGAGGACCCGGCCCAGGCCTATAACATGAAGGACATCATCCTCAAGGTGGTGGACAGCGGGAACTTCCTGGAGGTCCACCAGCGCTTTGCCGACAATATCATTGTGGGCTTTGCCCGGATGAACGGGAGGAGTGTTGGGATTGTGGCCCAGCAGCCCTCCCACGCCGCCGGCGTCCTTGATATCAACGCCTCGGTGAAGGCCGCCCGGTTTGTCCGCTTCTGCGATGCCTTCAACATCCCCCTGGTCACCTTCGCCGATGTGCCGGGGTTCATGCCGGGGGTGGAGCAGGAGCACGGGGGTATCATCCGCCACGGGGCCAAGCTCATCTATGCCTATGCCGAGGCCACTGTGCCCAAGGTCTCCGTCATCACCCGCAAGGCCTACGGGGGGGCATATATAGTTATGTCCAGCAAGCACCTGCGGGGGGACATCAACTACGTCTGGCCCACCGCTGAGATAGCCGTCATGGGGCCCGATGGGGCCGTGAACATCATCTTCCGGGACACCATCGCCAAAGCCGAAAACCCCGATAAGACCAGGAAGAAGCTGGTGGAGGAGTACCAGGCCAAGTTCGCCACCCCCTATGTGGCCGCCTCCCGGGGCTATGTGGACGATGTCATTGACCCCCGGGACACCCGCCCCAGGCTCATCCGGGCCCTGGAGATGCTCCAGAACAAGCGGGACACAAACCCGCCCAAGAAGCACGGCAATATTCCGCTGTAAGTGAAGGACAGGAAGGCTCTCGCCGCCGCCATCGCCGCCGTTGGCCTTTATCTTGAAGCCGAGAGGGTGGCCAGGCCCAGCCCCTGGCGTATTTCGGGGAGGCGGGAACAGCACCACCGGGACCCCAGGGCACGCCGGGGAAGGGAGAGATATGAGCGTCCGAAGCCATAGGAAAAACCATGTCGGCATCACGGATACCACCCTCCGCGACGCCCACCAGTCCACCCTGGCCACCAGGCTGAGGACCGATGACATGAAGCATCTGGCGGAGGGGATAGAGCAGGTGGGATTCCACTCCGTGGAGGTATGGGGAGGGGCCACCTTTGATGTGGCCACCCGTTTCCTGGGGGAGGACCCCTGGGACAGGATAAGAAAGCTCAAGGGCATCTTCAAGAAGACGCCCCTTCAGATGCTCCTCCGGGGCCAGAACCTGGTGGGATACCGCAACTACCCCGATGACGTGGTGCGGGCATTCGTGGAGACCGCCGCCTCCTGCGGCATTGACATCTTCCGCATCTTTGACGCCCTCAACGACGAGAGGAACTTTGAAGTCCCCATGAAGACGGTCAAGGCAGTGGGCAAACACGCCCAGGCCGCCCTCTGCTATTCCACCACCGAGCGCCGCCTGGGCGGCCCCATCTACACCATTGACTATTATGTCAAGAAGGCCCTCACCCTCCAGGAGATGGGGGCCGATAGCCTCTGTATCAAGGACATGGCCGGCCTCATTGCCCCCCAAGATGCCTTTGAGCTGGTAAAGGCACTGAAAGGGACCCTGAAAATCCCGGTCCAGCTCCATACCCACTATACCTCGGGGATGGCCTCCATGAGCTACCTCAAGGCCATCGAGGCCGGGGTGGACGTAGTGGATACCGCCCTGGCCCCCCTGGCCCTGCGCTCCTCCCAGCCGGCGGTGGAGCCCCTGGTAGTGGCCCTGGAGGGCTCGGAGAGGGAGACGGGCCTGGACCTGGCCCTCCTTCTGGTGCTGGACCAGGAGCTTGAGGCCCTCCTCCCCAACTATAAGGAGTTCCTGGACACCACCCGGGTGGCGGTGATAGATACCCAGGTCCTCGCCCACCAGATACCGGGGGGCATGATAAGCAACCTCGTATCCCAGCTCAGGGAGGCAGGGGCACTGGACCGGCTGGAGGAGGTCTATGCCGAGCTCCCGAGGACGAGAAGGGAGTTGGGCTATCCCCCCCTGGTCACCCCCACCAGCCAGATTGTGGGCATCCAGGCGGTGCAGAATGTCCTCTTTGGCCGCTACAAGATGGTCTCCCAGGAGGTCAAGGACTACGTCTACGGCCTCTACGGCCACCCCCCCGCCCCCATAGACCCCCACGTTCAGAAGCTGGTCCTGAAGGGCTATCCCAGGGGGGAGACCCCTATCACCACCCGGGCCGCCGATTCCCTGGAACCGGAGATGGAGAAGGCCAGGGAGGCTGTGAAGCACCTCTCCACCAAGCTGGAGGACGCCCTGACCTATGCCCTCTACCCCACCACTGGGATGAGGTTCCTGCGCTGGAAGTACGGCCTGGAGGAGATGCCTAAAGAGGTCAAGGCCATTGGCAGGGAAAAGCCCCCGGAGGCTCCCCCGGTCAAGGCGACGGAGAAGCCCCCGGCCAGGGCGCCCGGCCTGCGGCCCTTCCATGTCTATATCGGCGATGAATACTTCCGGGTGGAGGTAGCTCCGGCCGGGAGCGCTTCCCCCACCCCGGCCCCGGCCACCCCTCCCCCAGTAAAGGCGGAGGCCCCTGCAGCAAGAGCGGAGGCCCCCGCGTCAAAGGAGGCCCCGGCGGTCGCCCAAAAGGATGTGGTCATTGTTGCCCCCATGCCCGGCATTGTCATCCACTACGAGGTGAAGGTGGGGGACAAGATAAAAGAAGGGGACGGGGTGGTGGTCTTTGAGGCCATGAAGATGCAGATTGTCCTCTCCACCCCCAGCTCCGGGGTGGTCAAAGCCGTCAACTGCAAGCCCGGGGACAAGAGCGCCAAGGGGGATATCCTGGCCGTTATTACGGGTGAATAGGCAATGGGCATGACGCTGGCCGAGAAGATACTGAGCGCCAGGGCCAAGGCCCCCTGTCGGGCTGGGGATATCATTATAAGCCCGGTGGACCTGGTCTTTGCCCAGGATACCACCGGCCCACTGACGGTGAGGCAGTTTGAGGCCCTGGGCCTGGGGAAGCTGGCCAGCCCCTCCCGGACGGTGTTCTTCCTGGACCACGCGGCCCCCTCCCCCTCCAAGGAGCTGGCCAACGACCACCGCCTCCTCAGGGAGTTTGCCCGGAGGACCGGGGCGGTCATCTCGGAGGTGGGGGAGGGCATCTGCCACCAGCGGGTGGTGGAGGACTATGCCTCGCCGGGGGAGGTCATCGTGGGGGCTGACTCCCACACCGTAACGGCGGGGGGCCTGGGGGCCTTCGCCACCGGCATGGGCTCCTCCGATATAGCCGTGGCCATGGCCCTGGGCAGGACCTGGCTCCGGGTCCCCGAGGGCTTCCAGATTGCGCTGAATGGCTCCTTTTCCCGCGGCGTCTTCGCCAAGGACCTGATTCTCTATATCATCTCAAGGATTGGGGCCGATGGGGCCACCTACCAGTCCCTGGAGTTTATGGGGCAGGGGTTGAAGGGCCTTTCCATGGCCGACCGCTTTGCCGTGGCCAATATGGCGGTGGAGGCGGGGGCTAAGGTGGGCCTCTTCCCCTCCGATGAGACCACCCACAGCTACCTCCGGGCACGGGGGCGGGAGAAGGACTCCCACCCCCTTTCCCCCGACCCCGATGCCCATTATGTAAACAGCCTGGAGGTGGCCCTGTCCCGGCTGGAGCCTATGGTAGCCAGGCCACACCGGGTTGATAATGCTGTGCCCGTGGAAGAAGTAAAGGGAACCCCCATTCACCAGGTCTTTATCGGCACCTGCACCAACGGCCGGCTGGAGGACCTGGAAATAGCCGCCAGGCTCCTGGCCGGGAAGAAGGCCCGCTCCCGCCTCATCGTGGCCCCCGCCTCCCGGGGGATATTCCTGGAGGCCATGAAACGGGGCTATCTCCAGGCCCTGGCCGAGGCCGGGGCCATGCTGGTCGCCCCCGGCTGCGGGCCCTGCCTGGGGGTGCACATGGGGGTGCTGGGGGACGGGGAAAACTGCCTTTCCACCGCCAACCGCAACTTCCAGGGACGGATGGGCAACCCCCAGGCCTTCATCTACCTGGCCAGCCCCGCTACCGCCGCCGCCACCGCCATTAAAGGGGAGATTTCCGACCCCAGGGAGTTCCTGTGATGAGAAAAACTCTTAGAGTAGGCGACGATATCTCCACCGACCACATCATCCCCGGGCGCTTCGCCCACCTCCGCTCAAATTTGCCGGAGCTGGCCAAACATGCCCTGGAGGACACCTATCCCTCCTTTGCCCAGAAGGTGAATCCGGGGGACTTCCTGGTAGCGGGCAAGAACTTCGGCCTGGGCTCCAGCCGGGAGCATGCCGCTATTGTCCTGAAGGTTGCCGGGATAAAGGCCGTCCTGGCCAAGTCCTGCGCCCGCATATTCTTCCGTAACGCCATCAACGTGGGCCTGCCCGTCCTCATCACCAATACCGACGCCATTGACGAAGGGGACGAGCTAGAGGTAGACTGGGCAACCGGCCAGGTGAAAGACCTCGCCAAAGGCATTGAGTTGGGCTTTGGCAGGATTCCGCCGGTGATGCTGAAGATACTGGAAGAGGGAGGGCTGGTGCCCTTCATCCAGAAATATAAGAACCTGGAACTGCCTGGAGGCTAAGACATGAGCCATCGCATTACCTTTATCCCCGGGGATGGAGTGGGGCCCGAGGTAACAGCCGCCGCCAGGAGGGTCCTGGAGGCCACCGGGGTCAAGTTTGACTGGGACACGGCGGTGGCCGGGGATGCCGCCCAGGACCTCTACGGCACACCCCTCCCCGACTACCTCCTGGAGTCCGTCCGGAGGAACCAGGTGGCCCTCAAGGGGCCTATCACCACCCCGGTGGGCTACGGCTTCCGTAGCGTAAATGTGGCCCTGAGGAAGTCCCTGGACCTCTATGCCTGCCTGCGCCCCTGCAAGCTCTATCCTGGCGTCCCCTCCCGCTATGAACAGGTGGACATTGTAGTGGTCCGGGAGAACACCGAGGACCTCTACATAGGCATAGAGTTTGAAAGGGGCACCCCCGCCCAGGAGAGGCTCCTCGCCCTGGTGGCGGAGACCGCTGGACAGAAGCTGGGAGAGGACACAGGCGTTTCCCTCAAGGTTATCACGGAGAGGGGCACCCGCCGCATCATCCAGTTCGCCTTCGACTACGCCAGGAAGCACGGCCGGCGCAAGGTAACGGCCGTGCACAAGGCCAATATCCTGAAATACTCCGATGGTCTCTTCCTCTCGGTGGCCCGGGAGGTTGCCCGGGGATACACGGACATAGAGTTTGAGGATTTCATCGTGGACACCCTCTGCATGCAACTGGTGCGCCGCCCGGAGAGGTTTGATGTGCTGGTCCTCCCCAACCTCTACGGCGACTTCGTCTCGGAGCTCTGTGCCGGCCTCATCGGGGGGCTGGGGCTGGCCCCGGGGGCCAACATCGGGGACGGCTTTGCTGTTTTTGAGCCAACCCACGGCTCCGCCCCCAAGTACGCCGGGATGAACCGCATCAACCCCATGGCCATGATGCTATCCGGGGTACTCATGCTCCGCCACCTGGGGGAAAAGAAGGCCGCGGACAGGCTGGAAGGGGCCATAGCCCGGGTCATCCAGGAGGGGAAGAAGGTGACCTACGACCTGAAGCGGGGACAGGGGGGCAACCCCGCATCCACCACCGAGGTGGCCGAAGCCGTGCTGGAGGCTCTCACCAGAGAGGTCTGAAGTTGCGCAGGAAGATTAGCGTCATCGGGGCGGGGAATGTGGGGGCCACCTGTGCCCAGAGGCTCGCCGAGAGGGGCTATGCCGATGTGGTGCTGGTGGACATCGTCCCCGGGGTGCCCCAGGGCAAGGCACTGGATATGCTCCAGTCCGGCCCCCTCCTCCCCTCCGATGCCCGCCTGGTGGGCTCCAACAGCTATGAGGAGACCAGGGGCTCGGACCTGGTGATAATAACCGCCGGTGCCCCCCGCCGGCCGGGGATGAGCCGGGATGACCTGGTCCTGACAAATATGGAGATTGTCCGGGGGGCCGTCCAAGAAACAATGAAATACTCCCCCAGACCCATCATCATCGTGGTCAGCAACCCACTGGATGCCATGGCCTATCTGGCCCTGAAGCTCAGCGGCCTCCCCCGGGGGCGGGTGGTGGGGATGTCGGGCATCCTGGATACCGCCCGCTTCCGCACCTTCCTGGCCCAGGAGCTGGGGATGTCGGTAGAGGATGTCCAGGCCCTGGTCCTGGGGGGCCACGGGGACAGCATGGTCCCCCTCCCCCGCCTGGCCAGCGTTGGCGGCATCCCTGTAACCCAGCTCCTGCTCCCCGAGAAACTCAGCAGGATTGTGGAACGCACCGTAAAGGCGGGGGCGGAGATTGTGGACCTCCTCAAGACCAGCGCCTACTATGCCCCCGCTGCTGCGGTCCTCCAGATGGCCGAGGCCGTCCTGCTGGACAAGAAACGCCTCCTCCCCTGCTCCACCTATCTTGACGGGGAATACGGCATCAAAGATGTCTCCCTGGGCGTCCCGGTAAAGCTGGGCAAGGAGGGCATTGAGCAGATTGTGGAGATAGAGCTCACCCCCCAGGAACAATCTGCCCTGGAGCGCTCCGCAG
Encoded proteins:
- a CDS encoding winged helix-turn-helix domain-containing protein, with protein sequence MPNHILATELDTRKFRLLALTLAAAGLYLRAGAIPIWPAVALILGYFLYVMLLGSVILPRVKSPHFVYAMMVIDAGTLGAGLYLTGVQSTLFILLPLFIIYYAIFQGYRTSIFAAIAFSLMYTAVTYDREALTAGNIISLQVPLFFLVALISGYLAQRRLEERREKEELQELIRMENRARSLLEMAQSLGQAWEPEAVLKEMAASLPRLAGLPGWVVCLVEDGKFIVRDSSLAKEKLASWAGGDGLSLKALSSGAPLALPQLQTGDDPPPWAREAGVRSLLILPLQARGDTLGLVYLFSTLEEKEFSPNLLGLVTSYGEMAANALASTRVQHGTEARIRQLTGELGEAVSHLERLREARRRPEIVAGELRIDGLKEKAFLGGKPLSLSPIEFELLYTLAENIGQPVNQETLLRRVWGSDFTGGSNVVDVSIHRLRKKLGEDERILTVRGRGYMLVAK
- the larB gene encoding nickel pincer cofactor biosynthesis protein LarB — encoded protein: MLTRVREGKLGVEEALERLAHLPYEDLGFAKPDTHRALRRGFPEVILGEGKTPDQVLGIARKLLEASPRLLITRADDALFQVLKGQFSEAVYHSQARAVVLDRLGEPPTHPGVMVVSAGTSDLPVAEEAAITAELMGNVVERAYDVGVAGLHRLLDQLPKLRQARVVIVVAGMEGALPSVIGGLVAAPVVAVPTSIGYGASFQGLAALLAMLNSCVPGVAVVNIDNGFGAGYLAGLINLGKRATYP
- a CDS encoding methytransferase partner Trm112 translates to MKKDLMEILACPVDKGELELKVEVEEGDEIVRGTLVCKKCGVSYPIKDTIPHLLPP
- a CDS encoding zinc ribbon domain-containing protein; translation: MPIYEYKCAKCSHTFERRQHFNDEPVDVCPSCGGKCRRVIHASAVIFKGGDFYSSSSRNRGQEAEGEYYKSGEDFFDRSGVSREETIETMKTDAITRKMVEDAGVG
- the queD gene encoding 6-carboxytetrahydropterin synthase QueD — translated: MYEISVEGHFDAAHFLRGYGGKCEALHGHRFRTVVGIRAEKTNNIGIVYDFVELRLKLHSVVSQLDHTLLNDLPAFQEENPTSENLARFIYQELAPKLEGVELAYVDVWESPESRARFIP
- the folK gene encoding 2-amino-4-hydroxy-6-hydroxymethyldihydropteridine diphosphokinase; protein product: MVEVYLGLGSNLGDREKNIAQALELLGEGGRVVAISPLYETDPVGLTGPLFLNAVGLYQTELGPHELLSFIKGIEARLGRKPAFFPRPIDIDILVYGELAMKSESLTIPHPRLLERAFVLVPLAELAPELVVPGRGERVSQLLARVGREGVRRWAPEKAMKGRRHV
- the folP gene encoding dihydropteroate synthase encodes the protein MSSRTLIGGREFRWGERTYIMGIINLTPDSFSSDGLAGRPEEAVSRALEMEAQGADIIDLGGESTRPQASQVDADEELGRVLPVLERLAGRLKVPVSIDTYRATTARRCLEAGAHMINDVWGLKRDPGLVRVVAENSVPVVITANQRDAPAKGDIVAEVRADLERVIELALKAGVLRENIILDPGIGFGKTVEQNLTLVGRLQELKALGFPLLLGTSRKSFIGAVLDLPPEERLEGTAATVAIGIARGADIVRVHDVGPMARLCRMSDAVVREKW
- a CDS encoding methylmalonyl-CoA carboxyltransferase: MGIQDRIEALNKLREQARLGGGAKRVEAQHDKGKLTARERLALLFDEGTFEELDPFVTHRATDFGLAEQKYLGDAVATGHGLINGRPAFAFAQDFTVFGGSLSEVVSEKICKVMDLAVKNGAPIVGLNDSGGARIQEGVASLKGYGDIFLRNTLASGVIPQVSVILGPCAGGAVYSPAITDFIFMVRGTGQMYITGPDVIKAVTGEEVTHEELGGAVAQATKSGVAHFIHDSEQECLQEVRRLLSFFPQNNMEDPPSVPPTDDPGRREEALLHTVPEDPAQAYNMKDIILKVVDSGNFLEVHQRFADNIIVGFARMNGRSVGIVAQQPSHAAGVLDINASVKAARFVRFCDAFNIPLVTFADVPGFMPGVEQEHGGIIRHGAKLIYAYAEATVPKVSVITRKAYGGAYIVMSSKHLRGDINYVWPTAEIAVMGPDGAVNIIFRDTIAKAENPDKTRKKLVEEYQAKFATPYVAASRGYVDDVIDPRDTRPRLIRALEMLQNKRDTNPPKKHGNIPL